The window AACTCCCTGCTCGTGGCAGTGGCGACGATGGTCATCACCGTCATCCTCTCGATGCCGATGGCCTACGCCCTCGCGCGTCTGCAGGGGCGTTTGCGAGCGGCCGGAACGGTGTGGATTCTGACGAGCCAGGTCTTCCCCACCATCCTCATCATCATCCCGCTCTTCCTCGTGCTGCGAACGATCCAGCTCAACGACACTCTTCTGGGCCTGATCCTCGTCTACGTCACGTTCACGATGCCGTTCACGCTGTGGATGCTGCAGGGCTACGTCGCCGCGATCCCGCGTGAACTCGAAGAAGCCGCCGAGGTCGACGGCGCGGGGCGGCTGGCCATCCTCCGCCGCGTCGTCCTGCCACTCCTCGCGCCGGGCCTCGTCGCCACCGCGATGTTCACCTTCGTCGCCGCGTGGAACGAGTTCTTCCTCGCTCTAGTGCTGATCCAGAGCCCTGAGCTCTACACCCTCCCGATCGCGCTGCGCTCGTTCCTCGGCGCCGAGGGGCAGACCGAGCTGGGTCCGCTCGCCGCGGGCGCGATCCTCGCCACCATCCCCTCGCTCATCATCTTCGCGATCCTGCAGAAGAAGCTCACCGGCGGCATGCTCGCCGGTGCCGTCAAGGGCTGAGTCCCACCCCCAGAAAGGCAGTCACATGAGAAGCACACGAGGCATCGCGGCTTTGGCGCTGATCAGCGCCGGGGCCCTGGCGCTGACCGCATGTCAGCAGGGAAGCGCGAGCCGCGACGACAGCAGCGACGGCGACGGAGTCACGCTGCAGTTCCAATCGCTGTCAGACCAGCCGGCCACCCAAGAGGCGGTCTCCGGCATCGTCGACGCATGGAACGCCGACAACCCGGACGTCCAGGTGGAGATCATCCAGGCCGGATGGGACGGGATCTACGACAAACTGATCACGCAGTTCACCGGGGGCACCGCCCCCGACATCATCCAGTACGAGGCCGCGTCGATCGGATCCTTCGCCCGCGACGGGTACCTCGCCGACCTCGGCGATCTCGTGGACGCCGATCTGCAGAGCGACATCTCCGAGGGCATCTGGGAGTCGGTGACCGTCGATGATCAGATCGTCGCCTACCCGTCGACCCTGCAGTCGTACATGGTGTTCGCCAACACCGATCTGCTCGAGCAGGCGGGAGTCGAGATCCCGACGGGCGAGACGATGTCATGGGAACAGCTGCAGGAGATCGCTCGCGCCACGACGGCCGACGGCCGCTTCGGGCTGGGCTGGGGTCTCGGCTCGCCGACCGCGGCACTCATGACCCTCGGCGTCGGATTCGACGGCGCGTACTTCACCGGTGAAGGCGCCGACGCCGCCATCGAGGTGGGCGAGAACGAGCTCGCTCTGCCTGAGCTGGTCCACGAGATGGCTTACACCGATCGTTCGCTCGACCCGACGTCCCTCACTCAGTCCGGCTCGGAGGTGCTCGCCTCGTTCTACGGCGGAACGGTCGCGATGACCGTGCAGGGCTCCTTCCAGGCGGCGAACATCGCCGCGGATGCTCCAGAGGGCTTCAACTGGACGGTGCTGCCCCCGCTCGAAGGCACAGCCGGTGCCCTGCAGGCGGCCAACCCGCAGACCTACTCGGTGAATGTCGACTCCGAGTACGTCGACGAGTCCGCCGAGTTCCTCAATTACTTCCTGCAGGCCGACAATCTCGCGCAGATCGCCTACGCCGACGCTCTCATCCCGTCGTCCGGCACCGCACGCGAGCAGGTCGCGGAGCTCGCGGGCGACGCCATCGGATGGGAACAGATCCTCGCATCGGGCGACGGCCTGACGGGCGCACCCTTCCTGAAGGTCGACGGCTACGCGGAGTGGAAGGACACGATCGCGACGCCGGCCTTCCAGCAGTACTTCGCGGACCAGATCACACTCGAAGAGCTCTCGTCGCAGCTGACGCAGGGCTGGGACGACATCGCGGGTTGAGATCCGGAGGTGGGGCGGGCCTCACCGCCCGCCCTGCCCCGCACGAGGAAGGACGAAGGAAGCGATGGATACGCGCGAACACGCGGGCTCGGTCGAGAGCCGCTCGATGGAGATCCGCCCGCTCGAAGACACGGTGGCCGGGGTTCTCGCCGGAGCGGCGGTGGGCGATGCCCTCGGCGGTGCGACGGAGGGCCTCACCCCCGAGCAGATCGAGGAACGTCACGGCGGCCGGGTCACCGGCATCGTCGGGCCCTACTCCCCCGATTGGCGGACCGCGCGACCCCTCGCGCCGTACCACAAGGGGGACGGGCACGTGACGGACGACACCCTCATGACGCACGCTCTCGTGCAGGTGTATGCCAAGCGGCGCTCTCACCTCGACGCGTTCCACATCGCCGAAGACCTCGTGCCGCTCATGATCGGCGAGCGGACGTGGATTCCGGAGTTCGAGGACGACGCGCTGATCCTGCAGCGGGTCTTCCTCGCCGAGAAATGGATCGTCGCCCGTCTCCACTACGGGCACGTCGACCCGCGCGAGGCCGGCGTCGGCAACATCGTCAACTGCGGGGCTGCGATGTACATGGCACCCGTCGGTCTGGTGAACATCGGCGACCCCGATGGGGCCTACGCCGAAGCGATCGAATTGGCCGCGACCCATCAGTCCTCTTACGGACGTGAGGCGGCCGGCGTGTTCGCCGCGGCCGTCGCGGCGGCGTCCGCGCCCGGGGCGCGCGTGAGCGACATCCGCTCCGCAGTGATGCGGGTGGCGCACGACGGCACCCGCGCCGCGCTCGTCGCCGTCTTCGACCTGATCGACGCCGACGGCTGGGGCGGCGACGACCCCCGCACCCTCAACCGCCTGCTCCGCGAAGCGGTTGCGCCGTTCGACACCGTCGGCGACCACTACCGTGCCCCCGCAATGGACGCTCGGCGGCCCTCACGCACCAAGTCCATCGAAGAACTGCCCGTCGCGCTCGGCCTCGTTCTCGCTCATCAGGGCGATTATCGCGGCGCCGTCCTGGATGCCGTCAACTACGGGCGTGATGCAGACTCGATCGCCACGATGGCAGGCGCGATCTGTGGCGCGCTCCACGGCCGATCGGCTGTCCCCGAGGAGTGGGTGACGGACATCTCGGCGGCGAGCCGGCTCGACCTCGACCGCGTCGTCGAAACAATGACCTCGGCGGTGAAGGAGATCGCCGCGCGTGACGTCGCCCGTGCCCAAGCGCGGCTGATCACGCTCGAGGCGGTGCTGGCGGGGTCTCGCACATCCGAGGTCGCCGCGTGAGACTGACCTGGGCTCAACCCGCGGACCTGGTGCCTGCGGAGGTCGCGACGCTACGCGAGCAGGGCGTGCCCGAGGAGTCGTTGCGGCCCGTGATCCTCCGCTGGCAAGAGGCCGGCGGGTCGATCGTGCCCTCCCCGAGCGGAGCGGCACCGCTGCCCGCCCCGCCCGAGCTGGTGATGCTCGCGCGGGAGCTCCTCGACGAGCTGAGCGACCTGCAACGGCCGGACCGCCACGAACCGGACGACTGGGATGCGATCGAGGCGCTCTTGCCGCCGGCCCGGCCGAGCGCCGGGACCGGCGCGACGTTCGAGCGGGTGCACGGAGCGTGGCTCGGCCGCGCCGCCGGTTGCCTGGTGGGGAAGCCCGTGGAGAAAATTCCCCGCGAAGGCATCGAGGAGATCGCGCGCGCGACGGGAAACTGGCCAGTATCCGGCTACTTCACCGCCCGCGGCCTCCCGACCGAGATCGGTGACCGCTGGCCCTGGAACCGGCGATCCGCGCCGACGTCGCTCGTGGAGAACATCGAAGGGATGCCCGAGGACGACGACCTCAACTTTCCGATCCTCGCCCTGCAGCTGCTCGAACGTCACGGCCCCGCGCTGCAGACCGACGACGTCGCCGAGGCGTGGCTCGCCTCTTTGCCTGCCGGCCGCGTCTTCACCGCCGAGCGCGCGGCCTACCGCAATCTCCTCGACGCGCGGCCGGTGCCCGAGACCGCGACACACCTGAACCCGTTCCGCGAATGGATCGGTGCCCTGATCCGGGCCGACGTACACGGCTGGGCGCATCCCGGAGATCCGCGGGCCGCGGCGCGGTCCGCCTGGGTGGACGCCCGGCTCAGTCATGTGCGAAACGGTCTCTACGGCGCGATGTGGGCGGGCGCTCTGTGTGCGAGCGCGCTCGTCGCGGAGACCGCGGCTGAGGTTCTCGACGCAGGCGAGAGCGTCGTTCCGCCCTCGTCGCGGCTGGCAGCTGCCATCGCCCTCGGGCGAGAGGTGGGGACCGACCTCGCCGGCGGGCGACTGACCCCACCCGCCGCGCTGGACGTCCTCCACGAGCGGTACGGCTCGCTGCACTGGGTTCACACGCTGAACAACGCCGCGCTCATCGCGTGCTCGATCGCCGCCGCGGACGGATCCTTCAGCCGCGGCGTCTCGCTTGCCGTGACCGGCGGGTGGGACACCGACTCCGCCGGGGCGACCGTCGGCTCGGTATTGGGCGCCATCGGCGGTGCGGCGTCGATCGGGGAGGAGTGGATCGATCCTCTTCGCAACCGCATCGCCACCTCCCTTCCCGGACCGGGAGATCTGTCGATTCGCGAGCTCGCCGAACGCACGATCGCGCTCGGTCGACGGAGGAGCGCATGAGCGTCGTCGTCGTGGGAAGCCTCAACCGCGACGTCGTGACGAGGGTCGCCCATGTCCCCGGTCCCGGTGAGACGGTGCTCGCCACCGACCTCGTCCGCACGGCCGGCGGCAAGGGGGGCAATCAGGCCGTCGCCGCGAAGCGCGCGGGAGGTGCGCGCGTGGCGTTCATCGGGGCGATCGGCGCCGACGCCGACGGGCGTGTGCTCCGCGACGCCCTCGCCGCCGACGACATCGACGTCAGCGGCATCGAAGTCGTCGATGCGCCGACCGGGACGGCGCTGATCTCGGTCGCCGACGACGGCGAGAACGCGATCGTGGTGGCCCCGGGCGCCAACGCCCAGCGAACCGCACTGACGGAGCATCAGCGCACCCTCGTCGCCGATGCGCGCGTTCTCGTGACCCAGCTCGAGATTCCGGCCGCACTCGTGCTCGATGCGGCGAGCGCCCGAGGCTCGGCGATCCACGTGCTCAATGCGGCGCCGTCCCAGCCCGTGGCCGACGGGGGCGCAGAGCTCCTGGCGACGGTCGACGTTCTCATCGTCAACGAGCACGAGATGCGGGATCTCTCCGGCCGCACCGATATCGAGGCGGGGGTCGACGACCTGCTCGGGCGCGTTCCGGTGATCGTCGTCACCCTCGGAAGCGCTGGATGCCTCGTGGCGACACCGGAAGGTCGGCGTCGGGTCGCGGCGTTCCCTGTTGACGCCGTCGATACGACCGGCGCCGGTGACACCTTCTGCGGCGTCTTCGCGGCGCGTCTGGCCGCGGGTGGCACAGCCGTCCCCCACCTCGACCTCCTCGTCGATGCGGCGCGGGCGGGAGCTGCAGCGGCATCACTGTCGGTGCAGCGACCGGGCGCTCAGGACTCCGTGCCCACAGCACGCGAAGTCGACGTTCTGCTGGAAGCGGGAGGACGCCGATGAGCGGTGGCTTCGACCCACTGGTACCGAGGGAGATCGACCTGCCGACCCACGTACCGCTCGACATCGATGTCCGGGAGGGCGAAGCGGCCGAGCGGTTGGACGACGCGAAGATCTTCGCCGCCCCGGACGACCCCGCCGATGTGCCGCGCTGGCGGGAGCAACTGTCGGCGTGGCGCGAGGGAGCCCGTCTGCGGCACGGGGCTCCGACTCGATACGACGATCCTCGCTCGGCCTGGTCGAGTCGCTGCTTCACGATCGCCCAGGTGTGGCTCTGGGACGAGCAGTTCTTCGATTTCGATGAGCAGCGGTTCACTCCCGAACGGTTCCTCGAGGACGCCCGGGTGCGGTTCGGCGGGCTCGACGGGGTCGTGCTGTGGCATGCGTACCCCGTGATCGGGATAGATGACCGGAATCAGTGGGACTACTACCGCGCGCCCGGTCTGCGAGAGGCGGCCGAAACACTCCGGTCGGCGGGAATCGCGGTGTTCGTCGACTACAACCCGTGGGACACCGGCACACGGCGCGGCGGCGACGATGCTAGCGAGCTCGCGGCCGTGGTGCGCGAACTCGGCGCGGACGGAGTATTCCTGGACACCCTCAAGAAGGCCGAACCCGACCTGATCGCCACGCTCGACGCGGCACGGCCGGGCATCGGTCTCGAGGGCGAATCGAAGCTGGCGACCGAGCGCATCGCCGACCACACGCTGTCCTGGGCCCAGTGGTTCGCCGACACCGACCCCCCGGGGGTGTTGCGGGCGCGCTGGTTCGAGCGCCGCCACATGCAGCACCACATCCGACGCTGGCACCGCGATCA of the Microbacterium invictum genome contains:
- a CDS encoding carbohydrate ABC transporter permease, yielding MNRRPWYGTGLMYVALAAYLFFLGFPLVWLLSASFKTSGELNSLESGLIPRVWEWGNYVTALERQNLLTAAGNSLLVAVATMVITVILSMPMAYALARLQGRLRAAGTVWILTSQVFPTILIIIPLFLVLRTIQLNDTLLGLILVYVTFTMPFTLWMLQGYVAAIPRELEEAAEVDGAGRLAILRRVVLPLLAPGLVATAMFTFVAAWNEFFLALVLIQSPELYTLPIALRSFLGAEGQTELGPLAAGAILATIPSLIIFAILQKKLTGGMLAGAVKG
- a CDS encoding ABC transporter substrate-binding protein, with the protein product MRSTRGIAALALISAGALALTACQQGSASRDDSSDGDGVTLQFQSLSDQPATQEAVSGIVDAWNADNPDVQVEIIQAGWDGIYDKLITQFTGGTAPDIIQYEAASIGSFARDGYLADLGDLVDADLQSDISEGIWESVTVDDQIVAYPSTLQSYMVFANTDLLEQAGVEIPTGETMSWEQLQEIARATTADGRFGLGWGLGSPTAALMTLGVGFDGAYFTGEGADAAIEVGENELALPELVHEMAYTDRSLDPTSLTQSGSEVLASFYGGTVAMTVQGSFQAANIAADAPEGFNWTVLPPLEGTAGALQAANPQTYSVNVDSEYVDESAEFLNYFLQADNLAQIAYADALIPSSGTAREQVAELAGDAIGWEQILASGDGLTGAPFLKVDGYAEWKDTIATPAFQQYFADQITLEELSSQLTQGWDDIAG
- a CDS encoding ADP-ribosylglycohydrolase family protein; the protein is MDTREHAGSVESRSMEIRPLEDTVAGVLAGAAVGDALGGATEGLTPEQIEERHGGRVTGIVGPYSPDWRTARPLAPYHKGDGHVTDDTLMTHALVQVYAKRRSHLDAFHIAEDLVPLMIGERTWIPEFEDDALILQRVFLAEKWIVARLHYGHVDPREAGVGNIVNCGAAMYMAPVGLVNIGDPDGAYAEAIELAATHQSSYGREAAGVFAAAVAAASAPGARVSDIRSAVMRVAHDGTRAALVAVFDLIDADGWGGDDPRTLNRLLREAVAPFDTVGDHYRAPAMDARRPSRTKSIEELPVALGLVLAHQGDYRGAVLDAVNYGRDADSIATMAGAICGALHGRSAVPEEWVTDISAASRLDLDRVVETMTSAVKEIAARDVARAQARLITLEAVLAGSRTSEVAA
- a CDS encoding ADP-ribosylglycohydrolase family protein, whose translation is MRLTWAQPADLVPAEVATLREQGVPEESLRPVILRWQEAGGSIVPSPSGAAPLPAPPELVMLARELLDELSDLQRPDRHEPDDWDAIEALLPPARPSAGTGATFERVHGAWLGRAAGCLVGKPVEKIPREGIEEIARATGNWPVSGYFTARGLPTEIGDRWPWNRRSAPTSLVENIEGMPEDDDLNFPILALQLLERHGPALQTDDVAEAWLASLPAGRVFTAERAAYRNLLDARPVPETATHLNPFREWIGALIRADVHGWAHPGDPRAAARSAWVDARLSHVRNGLYGAMWAGALCASALVAETAAEVLDAGESVVPPSSRLAAAIALGREVGTDLAGGRLTPPAALDVLHERYGSLHWVHTLNNAALIACSIAAADGSFSRGVSLAVTGGWDTDSAGATVGSVLGAIGGAASIGEEWIDPLRNRIATSLPGPGDLSIRELAERTIALGRRRSA
- a CDS encoding ribokinase produces the protein MSVVVVGSLNRDVVTRVAHVPGPGETVLATDLVRTAGGKGGNQAVAAKRAGGARVAFIGAIGADADGRVLRDALAADDIDVSGIEVVDAPTGTALISVADDGENAIVVAPGANAQRTALTEHQRTLVADARVLVTQLEIPAALVLDAASARGSAIHVLNAAPSQPVADGGAELLATVDVLIVNEHEMRDLSGRTDIEAGVDDLLGRVPVIVVTLGSAGCLVATPEGRRRVAAFPVDAVDTTGAGDTFCGVFAARLAAGGTAVPHLDLLVDAARAGAAAASLSVQRPGAQDSVPTAREVDVLLEAGGRR